The nucleotide sequence GGTTGCGGCCTATCTGCGTCAAAGTAAAGGGATTGTTACTCCGGCTGAATTGGTTGCACTTGCCGGCTGGAAAATGGACGAGGCGGAGTCGTTCTTGTCAGACTGTATTGTTCGATTCAAAGGCGATGCCGTAATATCGGACAATGGCGTTGTGTATGGAAAATTTGACCAGATCACGCGCGGAACCGGTGAAGTGGACGGCGGAAAAATAGAACATTATTGGGATGAATACGAGCCGGAATATGAAATCACAGGCAACAAAACCGGTCGAAATGCGTTAATTGTTTTCATGAATCTATTTAATCTCTTTTTTGCATCCAGTATTTTATCGGGATTTTACAGTTCCCGCCCGGTGTACGTCGGACAAAACGATACTTTAGTGCTTATATTCTTGGGCTACCTTCCGTTTGTATTTTCATTGTTATTTTTTACAGTTCCGCTGAGCCGCGCATGGAAAGTCATAAAGCTGCGGCGGGAACGCGACGATATGAATAAGCGCAAACGCGTGATGAAAGTCATTTTCAAAAGAAACGATAAATCGGCCTCCGTCGATGAGATCATGAAGGAAATTAACTCGGTGTCGGGTGAAAAAGCCATGAGTCAGTCGGAAGTCGAAACCTGTCTGGAAAAGATGATGAAAGATTTTCAGGGAGAAACGACGCTGGATGCCGGCGGAAAAGTCAAATACTCGTTTTATCGGATTGCGGAACAGTATGCGGAAGCGGTGCGTCTCCGGGCAGGACGCAAAGAGGACAGCAAGTTAGGCGATGTAATTTTTGATTCGAAAAACTAATTTATCATATATTCAGGTGGTATGAAAAAAAAGAAACCCCTTAGGAAAAGTTCAAATAAGAAACGATCTGCGGTTAAGAAAAGCGCGCCAAAGAAAGTTTCTGCCGTAAAAAAATCCGTTACTGAAGTGAAAAAATTTAATATTTCTCCCGTAGATATCGACAAGATCGCGCACAGTCTCGGCGTGACAAAACAGGATTTCGGGAATCATTACAGGATGTATCTTGAAAATCCGCAGGAAGGCCGTAAGCTGACCTTGGAAATATATCCTAATATTCCCATCGGAACACGAAAAGGTACGTTGATCACGGTTTATACTCCCACGGCGCATTTGCAGCTTCAGTTTTGTTCAGGCTACGTCGTCAGTGAGATGCTGGGGGAAGTGACGTTTGTCGGAACCAGCGAAGGGAAATTGTCCGGCCTCATCATTGAAAAAGGAGCCGCCTGCTCGCTCTACGCCAATGTTGACACCGATCTGCTGTCAGGCGACATCACCCAGCTTGGCCCGGAAGTGATGTTGTCCAGCATCGCTCTCAGTTTAACCGAAACGATCATTAATGAAAAATGAGGATATGCCGGATACCTTAATAGAAGAAATCAATTCTGAACAAAGTATCGATAGCTTACGACAACGTCTCGCCGGGGGAAAAAAAAAGCTCTATTTAGAAACATACGGTTGTCAGATGAATGTATACGACTCGGAATTGGTAGCCAGTATTATGCATGATCTTGACTACGATCTCGTCGATCAATACGATGAAGCGGACGCTATCTTTATGAATACCTGCGCCATCCGTGAAAATGCGGAGCAGAGGGTTTGGGGGCAATTAACGCGATTCAAAAAACTTAAAGAACAAAAACCTGATCTTATCATCGGCGTGCTCGGCTGTATGGCGAAACATCTGGAGAACGAAATTCATGACAAACGTCCGTATGTCAATGTTGTGCTCGGCCCCGATTCCTATAAAAAACTTCCTGATCTGCTCCGGCAGGAATCGAAAAAAAATGCTCCGGTGACGATTCAGAAACTTAAGGATATGGATAATGATTTCAGCCTGAGTGAATTCAGAGATTTCAAATTTCAGATTGATACCCGCTTATCGCGAACGGAAGTGTACGAAGAAATAGAACCGGCGCGCTTCGGCAAGTTCACGGCATGGATTGCGATCATGCGCGGCTGTGATAATTTCTGCACCTTCTGCGTTGTGCCGTATACGCGCGGACGTGAACGCAGCCGGTCTGTAGAAAGCGTGGTTGAGGAAGCGAAAAAAGCCGTAGATCAGGGTTACACCGAAATTTGTCTGCTGGGTCAAAATGTTAATTCCTATAAGGACAACGCGCATGACTTTGCCTTCTTGATGGAGAAAGTGAGCGACGTAAAAGGTATACGGCGCGTACGTTTTACGTCGCCGCATCCCAAGGATTTTCCGGAGCGGCTGCTGTATTTGATCGCCGAGCGTGATAATATCTGCAAACATCTGCACATGCCCGTTCAATCCGGTTCCGACCGTATACTGTATCTGATGAATCGCACGTATACGCGTGACGAATATTTTACTTTGATCGACCGGGCGCGAAAGATTATCCCTGATGTGGCGCTCACTACGGACGTCATTACGGGGTTTCCGAGTGAAACGGAGCAAGATCACAAGGATACACTTAGTTTGTTTGAACGGGTTCAGTTCGATGCCGCTTACACTTTTAAATATTCTCCGCGTATTGGAACGAAAGCGTATGCCATGCCGGATGATGTGTCCGAGGAATTGAAATCGGAACGCTTACACGAAATCATGGAATTGCAGAGAATCGTTGGCGAAAAGGTGATCCGGCGTGAAATCGGGAAGGAACTCGAAGTTCTGGTGGAAATGGTGAGCCGAAAATCCGAAGAGCGTTATTGCACCAAAACCGGCAAGTCTCAGACGGTCATCATTCCGCGCGGCACATTTAATATAGGCGACTACGTAAACGTAAAAATAACGCGCTCCGACGGACACACATTGTTCGGCGAGCCGGTATAGTCTTGTCTAACCGTTCTTCTCTTCATTTACATGCTCAAATTACTTACCGAAAAAATTCATCATTCCGAAAAGATCAAGACTGCGATTGAACGCGTCCGTTCCGGAGGCAATTTTTCTTGTGAAGGGCTGATTGGTTCTTCCGATGTTTTAGCCGCTTTTCTTTTTATACAGGACCTCAAACCGGCGCAGTCCGTGCTCATTGCGCCGGATTCAAATGCCTATTCCAATATGCTCGATGATATGACCGCGCTTTCATCCAATGCCGGCGAGGCCTGCCCGGCAATTTTTTGTTTTCCGGAAGAAGACACATTGCCATACGATGAGAAAGAGCCTTCGGTATCCATCGCTAGCCTGCGGCAGGAATGTTTGGAACAATTGCTTGAACGTAAATCTTGTGTCGTTATCACCACCGTAAAAGCGTTATTAAAAAAAATACCTCTTCCGGAAAAACTTTCGTCCTATAGAATTGAACTCAATAAGGGCTCGACGTTTCAATTTCATTACTTGACAGCATTGCTTAGTGAACTTGGCTTTGAAAGAAATGAAGTTGTTGATCGGGTTGGAACTTTTGCCGTTCGAGGCGGTATTGTAGACATGTATCTGTATTCCATGGAAAACCCTGTACGCGTTGAGTTTTTCGGAGACGTCATAGAATCTATTCGTGAATTTGATGTAATGACGCAGCGATCGGTTGGACTACGGGACAATATTGCTTTATATCCGAAAAATGACGGAAGCCCCGCCGCGCAACGGGAAGGAAGTTTATTTGATTATTTGGATTCTGCAGCTATGCTGTTTGAATACGAACCCGACATCGTTACGGCAGCGTCGGAAAAGTTTCAAACAGCGGTCAAAGAGTATTATGAAAAGAAAGCCGTTAAACAAGAAAAGCTACAACTGCCCGATGAAATATATTTCACAACGTCCGGCATAAGAGCGCAAGTTAACCGGTTTAAACAGATCCACTTTTGCCGCTTGTCTAAACGACAATTTGAGATTCTTTCATTTCAGACCCGTGGGGTAGAGTCTTTTAACGGCCATTTGAATTTACTGCGTGAAAAAATTACTGCGATTCATCGGGAATACCGCGTTTTCATATTGTGCGGGAATCCCGGACAAGTGGAACGGTTGGATGATTTACTGGATTCCGAACAACTGCATTCCGGCGTGGACTATGCGATAGGCGCAGGAGAACTGCACGAAGGATTTTATTTTGACGATGCGGACGCCGCGGTATTTACCGATCACCAGATATTTGGACGGGTTAAGCGCGCGCGAGTTTATCGCCGTTTCAAAAGCGCACAGGCTCTGCGTCATATTCATTCCCTCAAACCGGGCGATTTCGTTGTACATGTAGATCATGGAATCGCTAAATATGCCGGCCTGGAGAAAGTAACGAGCGGGGAGCATACGGAAGAATGCCTTAAACTGTTGTATCAAAGCGGTGATAAATTATTTGTTCCGTTAGAGCATTTTATGCGCGTACAGAAATTTTCTGCAGATGAAGGCGCGGAACCGAAATTGAATAAATTAGGTTCCGTCGATTGGGATCGGCTGAAATCCAGAACCAGAAAGAGCATTAAAGATATAGCGCAGGATTTGATCAAATTGTATGCGGAACGAAAATCGAAAAAAGGTTATGCGTTCAGGCCCGATTCTGATTTACAGTATGAATTGGAAGCGTCCTTTGAATATGAAGATACGCCGGATCAATCTACCGTTACGGTAGAAGTGAAAAAAGATATGGAACAGGAAACGCCGATGGATCGACTGGTCTGCGGTGACGTCGGATACGGCAAAACGGAAATTGCAATACGGGCCTCATTTAAAGCAATTCAGGATAGCAAACAAGTTGCGATACTGGTACCGACCACCATTTTAGCAGAACAGCATTTTGAAACTTTTTCAGCGCGCATGAAAGAATTTCCGGCGCGTGTGGATGTGATTTCCAGATTTAAGTCGGCGAAAGAGCAGAAGCAAATACTGGAGAAAATCAAGACGGGTGAAATTGATATATTGATCGGCACGCACCGCCTGCTTTCAAAAGATATTGTATTTAAAGACCTGGGCTTGCTCATTATCGATGAGGAACAGCGCTTCGGCGTGGTGCACAAAGAACGCCTCAGGCAAATGAAATCGACGGTGCACACGCTGACATTGACGGCAACGCCGATCCCGCGAACGCTGCATTTTTCATTGATGGGAGGCCGTGATTTATCCGTGATCAATACGCCGCCGCAAGATCGACTGCCGATCGAAACGGAAATCACGCAGTTTGATGAGGACCTAATCCATGATGCAATCATGCAGGAGATTGACCGCGGCGGACAAGTATATTATGTACATAATCGCGTGCAGAGTATCGATCAGGTTGCGGAGACTCTCCGGCAAATGGTTCCAAAGGCGAGGCTCACGATTGTTCACGGCCAGATGCCGCCAAGGAAAGTGGAAGACGTCGTGCATGCGTTTATGCAAAAAAAATACGATG is from bacterium and encodes:
- the miaB gene encoding tRNA (N6-isopentenyl adenosine(37)-C2)-methylthiotransferase MiaB, encoding MPDTLIEEINSEQSIDSLRQRLAGGKKKLYLETYGCQMNVYDSELVASIMHDLDYDLVDQYDEADAIFMNTCAIRENAEQRVWGQLTRFKKLKEQKPDLIIGVLGCMAKHLENEIHDKRPYVNVVLGPDSYKKLPDLLRQESKKNAPVTIQKLKDMDNDFSLSEFRDFKFQIDTRLSRTEVYEEIEPARFGKFTAWIAIMRGCDNFCTFCVVPYTRGRERSRSVESVVEEAKKAVDQGYTEICLLGQNVNSYKDNAHDFAFLMEKVSDVKGIRRVRFTSPHPKDFPERLLYLIAERDNICKHLHMPVQSGSDRILYLMNRTYTRDEYFTLIDRARKIIPDVALTTDVITGFPSETEQDHKDTLSLFERVQFDAAYTFKYSPRIGTKAYAMPDDVSEELKSERLHEIMELQRIVGEKVIRREIGKELEVLVEMVSRKSEERYCTKTGKSQTVIIPRGTFNIGDYVNVKITRSDGHTLFGEPV
- the mfd gene encoding transcription-repair coupling factor — encoded protein: MLKLLTEKIHHSEKIKTAIERVRSGGNFSCEGLIGSSDVLAAFLFIQDLKPAQSVLIAPDSNAYSNMLDDMTALSSNAGEACPAIFCFPEEDTLPYDEKEPSVSIASLRQECLEQLLERKSCVVITTVKALLKKIPLPEKLSSYRIELNKGSTFQFHYLTALLSELGFERNEVVDRVGTFAVRGGIVDMYLYSMENPVRVEFFGDVIESIREFDVMTQRSVGLRDNIALYPKNDGSPAAQREGSLFDYLDSAAMLFEYEPDIVTAASEKFQTAVKEYYEKKAVKQEKLQLPDEIYFTTSGIRAQVNRFKQIHFCRLSKRQFEILSFQTRGVESFNGHLNLLREKITAIHREYRVFILCGNPGQVERLDDLLDSEQLHSGVDYAIGAGELHEGFYFDDADAAVFTDHQIFGRVKRARVYRRFKSAQALRHIHSLKPGDFVVHVDHGIAKYAGLEKVTSGEHTEECLKLLYQSGDKLFVPLEHFMRVQKFSADEGAEPKLNKLGSVDWDRLKSRTRKSIKDIAQDLIKLYAERKSKKGYAFRPDSDLQYELEASFEYEDTPDQSTVTVEVKKDMEQETPMDRLVCGDVGYGKTEIAIRASFKAIQDSKQVAILVPTTILAEQHFETFSARMKEFPARVDVISRFKSAKEQKQILEKIKTGEIDILIGTHRLLSKDIVFKDLGLLIIDEEQRFGVVHKERLRQMKSTVHTLTLTATPIPRTLHFSLMGGRDLSVINTPPQDRLPIETEITQFDEDLIHDAIMQEIDRGGQVYYVHNRVQSIDQVAETLRQMVPKARLTIVHGQMPPRKVEDVVHAFMQKKYDVLIATTIIENGIDIPNVNTIIIDHAHQFGLSQLYQLRGRVGRSNKQAYCYLLTMSYNTMATDALRRLQAIEEFAELGSGFLIAMRDLEIRGAGNLLGSEQSGYMNAVGYELYCQIVEEAVFETKKEILPDAEPAHTIQVKEKILQTHVDVFCDTYIPDYYVNVQSERVRIYKELSGVQFIQKIEEIQKELVDRFGPVPDEVQNLLKTLEIKFYASRFGFERVVIDENKILLRIDAELVKDKTATGILKQKMNIILSSSDNIRLFQEKENLDIRIGFPWFDIQKNKPLPWNFPVTDQQKLEMALEIIRGCYDKNFDYEEQRSAKAGLQELVNV